The stretch of DNA ACGCGGCCCTTCTCAACACAAAGGCCATGGAGATCCTCGGGTTGCTTGAGCCAAGCGTGGAGGGCGGGAAATTTATCCACGTTGAGGACGGTAAACCCACGGGGATAATCTTCGAAGACCTCGTCGGGTACGCTTTATCCAAGATTCCGCCGCCCCCGGCGGAGAAGGTAAAGAGCCTGGTGAAAACTTTGCTCTCTGAGTACCTTTCCTATGGGGTCACTTCGCTTCACTCGATGTCCAGCTCGCGATCCGAGCTCGAGCTGGTAAAAAGCTTGAAGGAGAGTGGGGAATTTATCCAGGAGTACAGGGCGTACATTGACTACCAGTCGTTCCTCGAAGGCGTCCACAGCCATTACCCTGACCTTGTTCAGGGAGTGAAAATCTTTGCCGACGGAAGCTTAGGCGCCAGGACGGCTGCCCTTCGGGAGCGCTACAGCGACGGCGAGACCTCCGGGAGCCTACTGCTGACCGCTGAGAAAATAGCCGAAATAGCCGCCGAGGCAGCGGGGGAGGGGCTGGAGACCGCCGTACACGCTATAGGCGACCGAGCTGTTGAAGAAGCCCTGAAGGCCTCCCGGCGTGCCGCGGGCAAGCTCCGAGTAGAGCACGCCTCGGTAACGCCCCCCGACCTCCTCGAGGCCATAGCAGAGTTGAGACCAAGGATTTCGGTTCAGCCGCACTTCGTGCTCAGCGACACGTGGATCGCTGAGAGGCTGGGGGAGCGGACGAAGTGGGTTTACACGTACAAATCCCTGCTCAGCACCGGGGCCACCGTAATGGGCTCCTCCGACTCCCCCGTGGAGCCAATAAACCCCTGGCTCGGGATCTACGCCGCGGTGCACCGGGGCGCACCCGAAGGATTGGCGATACACAACTACACGTGGTTTGAGGGCCTGAGCTTCGAGCAGGCATTAACCCTCTATGTCTCCGACCCTTCGTCACGCAGATCGCTAGTCGTCCTTAACGTCAGGAGCCCGCCGCGCTCTCTGCAGGAGTTTCAGGAGGTGAGAGCAGAAGTGGCTTTACTTCCAACCGGTCTAACTCACGT from Infirmifilum sp. NZ encodes:
- a CDS encoding amidohydrolase, with translation MRLALVNVSYPLNDDVDSIVFSPGKGVLYAGREEGVRRFEPVKTLDVDQRLVVPGMTDAHMHLYSTAVSRGRLDLRGVRSLEELREQVRRAVLSAGKGEWVVGRGWDQDKMSEKRFPTRYDIDDVSRDNPVLLVRVCGHAALLNTKAMEILGLLEPSVEGGKFIHVEDGKPTGIIFEDLVGYALSKIPPPPAEKVKSLVKTLLSEYLSYGVTSLHSMSSSRSELELVKSLKESGEFIQEYRAYIDYQSFLEGVHSHYPDLVQGVKIFADGSLGARTAALRERYSDGETSGSLLLTAEKIAEIAAEAAGEGLETAVHAIGDRAVEEALKASRRAAGKLRVEHASVTPPDLLEAIAELRPRISVQPHFVLSDTWIAERLGERTKWVYTYKSLLSTGATVMGSSDSPVEPINPWLGIYAAVHRGAPEGLAIHNYTWFEGLSFEQALTLYVSDPSSRRSLVVLNVRSPPRSLQEFQEVRAEVALLPTGLTHVSKDQ